The genomic segment TCAATGCCGTCTACCAGCCGGAGGACGTGGTTGCAACGGCGCTAAAGGATATGAAGAGGGGAAAAGACGTTTCCATCCACGGGTTCAAAATCAAGATGCAGGTGTTTTTTACAAAGCTTTTGCCGCATCGGCTTGTGATGCGGGTTTGGATGAAACAGCAAAAATTTCCGGCAAAATAGCCGAAGAGGTGGGAGAGGGACTCCCGCTTTTTTTATTGGAGGCGCCTTGCGCTTGTGCCGGAAAGCGGGGCGTGTTAGAATAAGAATAAACAAGGGAAAAGGAAATACCGCTTGACTTAAAGTGTGCTTTATCGGTTACACTGGATTTGTTGTTAATAAAGGAAAGGTAGAGGAGGAACAAAATGCAGTACAGAAAGTATGGCAAGACGGGAGAGATGGTCTCGGCGCTTTCGCTGGGCATGATGCGGCTGCCCACGGCAAGCGAAGAGGGAAATTCTAAGGATATCGATCAGGCGGCGGCAAACGAGATGGTGAAGCTGGCGCTGGAAAAAGGGGTCAACTACTTCGATACGGCGTATCCCTATCACGGCGGGCAGAGCGAGGTTTCCCTGGGCATTGCACTGCGGGAGAGTGGGCTGCCCAGGCCGTTTATCGCCAGCAAGAGCCCGGTTTGGCTGATAGAAAAAGAAGAAGATTTTGATAAATACCTGGATGAGCAGCTGGAGCGGCTGGGCGTGGATTATATCGATTTCTATTTGCTGCATGCTCTGGATGCAGATCGCTGGGAGAATAAAGTGCAGAAATTCAATCTGTGCGCAAAGATGGAGCAGGCCCGCGCGGCGGGAAAAATCCGCCATATCGGCTTCTCTTTCCACGATAAGCTGGAGGCATTTCGGCAGATTGTCGATGGATACGAGGGCTGGGAATTCTGCCAGATTCAGCTCAACTATATCGATACCAATTATCAGGCGGGCATTGAGGGCCTGAAATATGCGGCGCAGAAGGGCATGGGCGTTGCGATTATGGAGCCCCTGCTGGGCGGCCGGCTGGCCACGCCGCCAAAGGATGTTAAAGAGGTGTTCAAAGGCAAAGATCCCGTTCAGGCGGCGCTGGATTTCCTCTGGGATATGCCGGAGGTTGGCGTTGTGCTCTCGGGCATGAGCAATTTGGAGCAGTTAAGGCAGAATATCGAGTTTGCAGAGGCATCCTCGGCAGGCAAGCTCTCGGAAGAGGAGCGCGGCATCATGGCCAAGGCCAAGCAGATTTACGATGCCAAGGCGTTGGTGCCCTGCACGCGCTGCGCATACTGCATGCCCTGCCCGGCGGGACTGAATATCCCAAGCCTGATCAACAAATACAACAATACGGCTATCTATGAGTTTGAAGAGGTCCGCAAAAACTATATGGATACGGAAGTCAAGGCGGATGCCTGCATCGGCTGCCATGCCTGCGAAGCGGAATGCCCGCAGCATCTAAAGCCCAGTGAGCTGATGCCCAAGATCCACGCTCTCTTTACAAAGTAAACAGAAGAAAGAACAGAGATACGGTGCAGCCTATGAGAGCTGCACCGTTTTTTATTTGCTTTCTCCCTTTATGATGATAGATCCCTTTGCTGTTGTGAATAGCGCATAACTTTGTACATTCAAATGCAGCAAACAATATCATCTGGTAAGCAAAGCAGCTGTCAAAAACGATCGAAGCAACATAGCACAACTGGGCCTTTCCTGCTTGAAAAGGCTCAGTTGTGTTACCCGGAGATTTGCGTATCGACAAATTTCGAATAAATTGTATTTATATCGACAAATTTCTTGTAAGTGCTCTTTGTCGCATGATATAATATACAAAATAGAATGGGTTTGTTGTAGCCTGGTGCACAGCATAATGTGGGTTATGCTGCCTGAAATATGAGGAGGTAATTCTATGGCACAGATTGCTGAAATTATTAAATACGAGGGTGACAACAGCACTTTCATTTGGAAACATCCAAGCGAAGATTTTAACAGCCTGACACAGCTGATTGTTCACGAGAGTCAGGAAGCGATCTTCTTTATGAATGGCCAGGCGCTCGATCTGTTCGGGCCGGGCCGCTATACGCTGGAAACTCAGAATATCCCCAAACTTGGCAAAATTCTTAACCGCACCACCGGCGGAAACACTCCGTTTCATTGCGAAGTTTATTTTATCAACAAAACCGAGCAAATGAGTATTAAGTGGGGCACCGACAGCAAGGTTCAGTACATTGAACCTACATATGGGTTTCCGATCTCCATCGGCGCTTCCGGTGAAATGAGCCTTCGCGCGGAAGACAGCCGTAAGCTGCTTTTGAAGCTGGTTGGGACTGAGAATTTCCTCGGCCAGCAGAAATTAACATCCTTTTTCCGCGCGTTTTTGATGACGAGAGTGAAAACCTATATCGCACAAGCGATGAAAGCCAATGCGATCAATATTTTTGAGCTGGATGAAAACCTGACCGTCTTTTCAGATTCTATCCACAAGCAGCTGATTCCTGATTTTGCAGATTACGGCGTATCTTTGGAGCGCTTTTTTGTCACCAACGTAGCTAAGCCAGACGGAGACAGACAATATGAGAAGTTTAAGGAGCTTCACTTCCGCCAATATGCGGATATTGCTGAAGCAAAGCTTCGTCAGCAGGCAGATATCATCTATGCTCAGACGGAAGCGCAAAAGGTGATCATTGATTCGCAGGCGCAAGCTGCCAAACGCGCGCAAGAAGGGTATACCTATCAGCAAGAACGCGGTTTTGATGTAGCAACAGAGGCCGCGAGAAATGAAGCGGTTGGCCAGTTTACGAATCTCGGCGTCGGGCTGGGCGCAATGGCTGGAGTTGGCGGCGCTGTTGCGGGCACAGTCAGTGGAGCAATGAGTGATGCGTTAAATCAAACAAGCATGGCAAGTGCTGATTCTAAATGCGCAAAATGCGGGGCGGCTCTTCCTGAAAATGCAAAGTTTTGCTTGGAGTGCGGTGAGAAGATTGCCCCTGCAATACCAGATGGCATGGTAGTTTGCCCAAAATGCGGTAGCGCCGTTGCAAAAGGTAAATTTTGCCCAGAGTGCGGCCACAAGTTTGTAATTGTTTGCCCCAAGTGCGGCAAGGAGATTGCTGCAGGCGCCAAGTTCTGTCCTGAATGCGGCGAGAAGCTCTAAAAGAGGTGCTGATAATGAAAAAAACTTTTAAATACTATTCGATTATTTGGGCTGTTTTGTTCATTCTTTTTCAAGTGATTGCCTTTGTTCCTGCCGGTTGGCTGGGATTGGAGAAATATACTGCTTCCTTCTGGATCGGCTATGCCTTCATTCTGCTCTCGTTTGCCGGGCAATTGCTCTGCGCCTATTTCGCATTAAAAGAAAACAATATAAAAAAGATTTTCTATAACATATCTCTCGTTACCACAAGCTACACTGGGCTAATTCTTTCTTTTGTCTTTGGCGGCCTGTGCATGATGATCTCTATGCTGCCTTATTGGGTCGGCATTGTTTTGTGCAGTGTTCTCCTGGCATTTAATGTAATTGCCGTGCTAAAAGCCGCTGCCGCAATTGAACTTGTAAGCGCTGTTGATGACAAAGTGAAAGCAAAGACTTCTTTTATCAAAGCGCTGACGGCAGATGCGGAGGGCCTGATATCCCGTGCAAAAAGCGAAACTGTAAAAGCAGAATGCAAAAAGGTTTATGAGGCTGTGCGCTATTCTGATCCTATGAGTGATGAAGCGCTTTCTGCCATCGAGGATGAAATTACTATTCAGTTCGCAAAACTCACTGAAGCTGTAGTAGAAGGCAATGAAATCTTAACAGTCGAAACCGCGGATGAGCTTGCCGTTATATTGGCCGATAGAAATAATAAATGCAAGCTTTTGAAATAAGGTAATAATATTATCTCCAATTTTTTGTGCTCTGGCAGATGGGTGAAGGCCTGCATTCTGCCCAGAGCCCAGATGTAAGTTTAAGATGACCTTTGGGGGAATAGAGAATGGCATTATTTAGATGCAAAATGTGCGGTGGCGCATTGGAAATCAACAATCATGAAACGGTTGCAACCTGTGAGTATTGCGGAACTCAGCAGACCTTGCCTAAACTGGATAATGACCGCAAAGTAAATCTCTATGATCGGGCCA from the Christensenellaceae bacterium 44-20 genome contains:
- a CDS encoding aldo/keto reductase, whose amino-acid sequence is MQYRKYGKTGEMVSALSLGMMRLPTASEEGNSKDIDQAAANEMVKLALEKGVNYFDTAYPYHGGQSEVSLGIALRESGLPRPFIASKSPVWLIEKEEDFDKYLDEQLERLGVDYIDFYLLHALDADRWENKVQKFNLCAKMEQARAAGKIRHIGFSFHDKLEAFRQIVDGYEGWEFCQIQLNYIDTNYQAGIEGLKYAAQKGMGVAIMEPLLGGRLATPPKDVKEVFKGKDPVQAALDFLWDMPEVGVVLSGMSNLEQLRQNIEFAEASSAGKLSEEERGIMAKAKQIYDAKALVPCTRCAYCMPCPAGLNIPSLINKYNNTAIYEFEEVRKNYMDTEVKADACIGCHACEAECPQHLKPSELMPKIHALFTK
- a CDS encoding SPFH domain-containing protein, producing MAQIAEIIKYEGDNSTFIWKHPSEDFNSLTQLIVHESQEAIFFMNGQALDLFGPGRYTLETQNIPKLGKILNRTTGGNTPFHCEVYFINKTEQMSIKWGTDSKVQYIEPTYGFPISIGASGEMSLRAEDSRKLLLKLVGTENFLGQQKLTSFFRAFLMTRVKTYIAQAMKANAINIFELDENLTVFSDSIHKQLIPDFADYGVSLERFFVTNVAKPDGDRQYEKFKELHFRQYADIAEAKLRQQADIIYAQTEAQKVIIDSQAQAAKRAQEGYTYQQERGFDVATEAARNEAVGQFTNLGVGLGAMAGVGGAVAGTVSGAMSDALNQTSMASADSKCAKCGAALPENAKFCLECGEKIAPAIPDGMVVCPKCGSAVAKGKFCPECGHKFVIVCPKCGKEIAAGAKFCPECGEKL